Proteins co-encoded in one Flavivirga eckloniae genomic window:
- a CDS encoding CPBP family intramembrane glutamic endopeptidase yields the protein MDTRLYKSIEFLIIFILLPVSFAINYSVRIKMGIGLLGFLYIVYVLLKVEKKVFKIAPNLKWQKFWKLTIFKLVIIAVLTTLFVWLTDSTLLFNVLLNKPKLWVFILFIYSFFSVYPQEIIYRTFFFERYKGLFKKEALFVFVNAVIFALGHIFFKNSLVIILTFFGGLLFAITYNRTQSTVLVSIEHAVYGCWLFTVGMGDMLGFPA from the coding sequence ATGGATACAAGACTATATAAGAGTATTGAGTTTTTAATCATTTTTATCTTACTGCCTGTTAGTTTTGCTATAAACTATTCTGTAAGAATTAAAATGGGTATTGGACTACTCGGGTTCTTGTATATTGTTTATGTTCTGTTAAAGGTTGAAAAAAAAGTCTTTAAAATAGCCCCAAACCTTAAATGGCAGAAATTTTGGAAGCTCACAATTTTTAAACTGGTTATCATTGCTGTACTTACTACATTATTTGTTTGGCTAACCGATAGCACATTGCTTTTTAATGTATTACTTAATAAACCCAAGCTTTGGGTCTTTATATTGTTTATATATAGTTTCTTTTCGGTGTACCCACAAGAGATCATTTACCGAACCTTTTTCTTCGAGCGCTACAAGGGTTTGTTTAAAAAAGAAGCGCTATTTGTATTCGTAAATGCCGTTATATTTGCTTTGGGGCATATATTTTTTAAAAATAGTTTGGTGATTATACTCACTTTTTTTGGTGGTTTGCTATTTGCGATAACTTATAACAGAACACAATCAACAGTGTTAGTATCCATAGAACATGCCGTTTACGGTTGTTGGTTATTTACAGTAGGCATGGGGGATATGCTAGGTTTTCCTGCCTAA
- a CDS encoding Lrp/AsnC family transcriptional regulator, whose product MVFDEIDRKLLDYLQTDSKQTNKELSNKLNLSVTAVYERIKKLEREGFIDKYVALVNKEQVDKAFVAFCHIKLVQHSQDYVVKFEKEVTDINEVLECYHISGDYDYLLKVLVKDMRAFREFMVKKLTTINHIGSTHSMFVINEVKHTTAINM is encoded by the coding sequence ATGGTGTTTGATGAAATAGATAGGAAATTACTAGATTACTTGCAAACGGATAGTAAACAAACGAATAAAGAGCTTTCTAATAAATTAAATCTTTCTGTAACTGCTGTTTATGAGCGGATCAAAAAACTGGAAAGAGAGGGGTTTATAGATAAGTATGTCGCTTTGGTAAATAAAGAACAGGTTGATAAGGCTTTTGTTGCATTTTGCCATATTAAATTAGTTCAACACAGTCAGGATTACGTAGTGAAGTTTGAAAAGGAAGTAACCGATATTAATGAAGTATTGGAGTGTTATCATATTAGTGGTGATTACGACTACCTATTAAAAGTTTTGGTAAAAGACATGCGTGCTTTTCGCGAATTTATGGTTAAAAAGTTAACAACCATCAATCACATTGGAAGCACCCATAGCATGTTTGTAATAAACGAAGTAAAACACACTACGGCAATTAATATGTAA
- a CDS encoding aminotransferase class I/II-fold pyridoxal phosphate-dependent enzyme gives MAFKPANNIQDLQYFGEFGGVNPSISDSSTYTFLSAKTMFDTFEGNADGCYLYSRHSSPSNLYLGEALAAMEGTETANVSASGMGAITPVLLQLCGAGDHIVSSRTIYGGTYAFLKNFVPRLNIETSFVDITNLEAVEHAITENTKVLYCESVSNPLLEVADIKGLADIAKRHNLKLVVDNTFSPLSISPVILGADVVIHSLTKFINGSSDTVGGVVCGSQEFINALRNVNDGASMLLGSTMDSVRAASILKNLRTLHIRMQQHSHNAMYLAEKFEADGLKTVYPGLESHPSHNLFKSMMNEKYGFGGMLTIDVGSLDKANELMEMMQDKNLGYLAVSLGFYKTLFSAPGSSTSSEIPEDEQKEMGLSDGLIRFSIGLDADIERTYKTMRTCMETLNILDPREEIIKPSKLQNA, from the coding sequence ATGGCTTTTAAACCAGCAAACAATATACAAGATTTACAATATTTCGGTGAATTCGGAGGTGTAAACCCTTCTATTTCAGATTCTTCAACTTACACATTCTTATCCGCAAAAACCATGTTCGACACCTTTGAAGGTAATGCAGATGGCTGTTATTTATATTCGCGACATTCCTCACCTTCAAACTTATATCTAGGTGAAGCTTTAGCTGCTATGGAAGGTACCGAAACTGCAAATGTCTCAGCTTCAGGAATGGGTGCTATCACCCCTGTTTTATTACAGTTGTGTGGTGCTGGAGATCATATAGTTTCCAGTAGAACTATTTATGGTGGTACATATGCTTTTTTGAAAAACTTTGTGCCTCGATTAAACATTGAAACCTCGTTTGTTGATATTACAAATTTGGAGGCAGTAGAACATGCCATTACCGAAAACACAAAAGTATTATATTGCGAATCTGTTAGTAATCCACTTTTAGAAGTTGCAGATATAAAAGGGCTGGCAGATATTGCCAAAAGACACAACCTAAAGTTAGTGGTAGACAATACCTTTTCCCCACTATCGATATCTCCTGTAATACTAGGCGCAGATGTTGTTATTCACAGTTTAACAAAATTTATTAACGGTTCTAGCGATACCGTTGGTGGCGTTGTTTGCGGATCTCAAGAATTTATAAACGCGTTACGTAATGTAAATGATGGCGCTAGCATGCTACTAGGTTCTACAATGGATAGTGTTAGAGCAGCTTCTATATTAAAAAACCTAAGAACATTGCATATTAGAATGCAACAGCATAGCCATAATGCCATGTATCTCGCCGAAAAGTTTGAAGCTGATGGTTTAAAAACGGTTTATCCGGGATTAGAATCCCATCCATCACACAATCTCTTTAAAAGTATGATGAATGAAAAATATGGTTTCGGAGGTATGCTAACCATCGATGTGGGATCTTTAGATAAAGCCAACGAACTTATGGAAATGATGCAAGATAAAAACCTGGGCTATTTGGCAGTAAGCCTTGGGTTTTACAAAACACTTTTTAGTGCTCCCGGGAGCTCAACATCGTCTGAAATTCCAGAAGATGAACAAAAGGAAATGGGCTTAAGCGACGGATTAATCCGCTTTTCTATAGGGCTGGATGCAGATATCGAACGTACTTATAAAACCATGCGTACCTGTATGGAAACATTAAACATCCTTGATCCCAGAGAAGAAATAATAAAACCTAGTAAACTACAAAATGCTTAA
- a CDS encoding metal-dependent hydrolase — MDSLTQIVLGAACGEAVLGKKIGNKALLFGAIGGTIPDLDVYVGSLLYGNEIDAMLFHRGFMHSILFSVLATFLLGWLTHKIYNSGKRIHTTTAKDWMWLYFWSLITHPILDCFTPYGTQLFTPFSNYRVAFNNIAVVDPIYTLPFLICMIVLMFINRTSNRRELWLKLGLGISSTYMLFTIGNKLYIDAVFRKSMAESQINFKRYSTQPAIFNNVLWYGIVETDSLYFVSNYSLLDRQSKFLNFRVLPKQRDLKPSQYDDIKNLAKFSNHYYSIYKMKDNNYQYNDLRYPTLDENNPNSSVFSLKLYKDNNRLNIKPFEPEFENFETVMSDLWTRIKGI; from the coding sequence ATGGATTCATTAACTCAAATTGTCTTAGGGGCTGCTTGCGGTGAAGCTGTTCTTGGAAAGAAAATTGGTAACAAAGCGCTTTTATTCGGCGCTATTGGTGGCACAATTCCAGATTTAGACGTTTATGTTGGCAGCTTACTTTATGGTAACGAAATTGACGCCATGCTGTTTCATAGAGGTTTTATGCATTCCATTTTATTTTCGGTTCTTGCTACATTTCTTTTAGGATGGCTCACTCATAAAATATATAATTCCGGCAAACGGATTCATACTACTACTGCAAAGGATTGGATGTGGTTATACTTTTGGTCTTTGATTACGCATCCAATTTTAGATTGTTTTACACCCTATGGAACGCAGTTGTTTACGCCATTTAGTAATTACCGTGTTGCTTTTAATAATATTGCGGTAGTAGATCCCATTTATACGTTACCGTTCCTTATCTGCATGATCGTTTTGATGTTTATTAACAGAACATCGAATAGAAGGGAGCTTTGGTTAAAATTGGGTCTAGGTATAAGTTCTACATATATGTTGTTTACCATAGGGAACAAGCTTTATATAGATGCCGTATTTAGAAAATCGATGGCAGAAAGTCAGATTAATTTTAAGCGGTATAGTACACAACCAGCTATATTTAATAATGTATTGTGGTACGGAATTGTTGAAACGGATTCTTTATACTTTGTGTCTAACTATTCGTTGTTAGATAGGCAAAGTAAGTTTTTGAATTTTAGAGTGCTGCCAAAACAGCGTGATTTAAAACCTTCTCAATATGATGATATTAAAAACCTAGCAAAGTTTAGTAATCATTATTATAGCATTTATAAGATGAAGGATAATAACTATCAATACAATGATTTACGGTATCCGACTTTAGACGAAAACAACCCTAATTCTTCTGTTTTTAGCTTAAAGCTTTATAAGGACAATAATCGATTGAATATTAAACCTTTTGAGCCAGAGTTTGAAAACTTTGAAACGGTTATGTCCGACCTATGGACGCGTATTAAAGGGATTTAA
- the nhaC gene encoding Na+/H+ antiporter NhaC — MQDENNLSEIKIDDQKIIDNKELSILEALIPVIALVGMLAYNIYVYGDDALSGSNQFILLLGAAVAAIVGFKNKVSYKRMIEEVSENVKSTTGALLILLMVGSLAGTWLISGIIPTMIYYGLQILNPTIFLAACVIICSIISVATGSSWTTSATIGIALVGIGEALGISVGMTAGAVLSGAYFGDKLSPLSDTTNLAPAMAGGELFSHIKYMSLTTVPTILITLIIFIIIGLNLDITGTPQINDKLTAIKGAFNISPWLFIVPVLVIVMIVKKTPPLIALLAGALLGGVAALIAQPDIVAKIAGAESLTFQSAYQGVMNALTVDTAVETSSPELNDLFTAGGMKGMLGTIWLIVCAMVFGGVMDAIGALSRITKSLLNLATTTFGLFASTVASCLALNLTASDQYLAIVVPGKMFKQAYKDKGLAPENLSRTLEDSGTVTSVLIPWNTCGAYHSKVLFGYAGATAYIPYVFFSILSPFVTLLFAAFSIKIKQLTEK, encoded by the coding sequence ATGCAAGACGAAAACAATCTCTCTGAAATTAAAATCGACGATCAAAAAATAATTGACAACAAAGAATTAAGCATTTTGGAGGCTTTAATTCCTGTAATAGCATTGGTTGGTATGCTGGCATATAACATATATGTTTATGGCGATGATGCTTTAAGCGGAAGTAACCAGTTTATTTTACTCCTAGGTGCTGCCGTTGCTGCCATAGTTGGTTTTAAGAACAAAGTATCTTACAAACGAATGATTGAAGAAGTTTCTGAGAATGTAAAGTCGACCACCGGAGCGCTATTAATATTACTTATGGTAGGTTCTTTAGCAGGAACCTGGTTAATTAGTGGTATTATTCCAACCATGATCTATTATGGTCTACAAATATTAAACCCAACTATCTTTTTAGCAGCCTGTGTAATTATTTGTTCCATTATTTCTGTGGCAACTGGAAGCTCTTGGACTACTTCTGCTACTATTGGTATTGCTCTTGTTGGTATTGGTGAGGCCTTAGGTATATCGGTTGGAATGACAGCAGGAGCCGTATTATCTGGTGCCTATTTTGGTGATAAACTATCGCCACTTAGCGACACGACCAACCTTGCGCCGGCTATGGCAGGTGGGGAATTGTTCAGTCATATTAAATATATGTCATTAACTACAGTGCCAACCATACTAATAACACTTATCATTTTTATTATAATAGGTTTAAATCTAGATATAACCGGTACTCCACAAATAAATGATAAACTAACTGCTATTAAAGGAGCTTTTAACATAAGTCCATGGTTATTTATCGTTCCAGTATTAGTTATAGTTATGATTGTAAAGAAAACCCCGCCATTAATAGCTTTACTTGCAGGAGCTTTACTTGGTGGTGTAGCTGCTCTTATTGCACAACCAGACATTGTAGCAAAAATTGCTGGGGCAGAATCATTAACATTTCAATCGGCATATCAAGGCGTCATGAATGCTTTAACAGTAGACACTGCTGTTGAAACATCTAGCCCAGAATTGAACGATTTATTTACAGCTGGAGGTATGAAAGGTATGCTTGGAACCATCTGGCTAATCGTTTGTGCTATGGTATTTGGAGGAGTTATGGATGCTATAGGTGCCTTATCCAGAATCACCAAATCTTTATTAAATTTAGCAACAACTACATTTGGCCTATTTGCAAGTACGGTTGCTAGCTGTTTAGCCCTAAACCTGACAGCTTCCGATCAATATCTAGCTATTGTAGTTCCCGGAAAAATGTTTAAACAAGCTTATAAAGACAAAGGTCTCGCCCCCGAAAACTTAAGTAGAACACTCGAAGATTCCGGAACGGTAACATCTGTTCTTATTCCTTGGAATACTTGTGGGGCCTACCATTCTAAAGTTCTATTTGGTTATGCAGGAGCCACAGCATACATTCCGTACGTTTTCTTTAGTATTCTTAGTCCATTCGTTACCTTACTGTTTGCTGCCTTTTCAATTAAAATAAAACAGCTTACTGAAAAATAA
- a CDS encoding peroxiredoxin, translating into MALVGKKFPDLNVDAMNEMGDTFKVNVLEEAVNNKKKVVLFWYPKDFTFVCPTELHAFQAALPEFEKRNTIVIGASCDTPEVHFAWLNTSKDNGGIEGVTYPILADSNRNLSSVLGILDITNETYDEATETVQVEGDNVTYRATYIIDEEGTVQHESINNMPLGRNVQEYIRLVDALTHVQEKGEVCPANWEEGKDAMNPNAKATAEYLASH; encoded by the coding sequence ATGGCATTAGTAGGAAAAAAATTTCCAGATTTAAACGTTGACGCAATGAACGAAATGGGCGATACTTTTAAAGTAAACGTTCTTGAAGAAGCAGTTAACAACAAGAAAAAAGTAGTATTATTTTGGTATCCAAAAGATTTTACATTTGTATGTCCTACAGAATTACATGCATTTCAAGCAGCATTACCAGAATTTGAAAAACGCAATACCATTGTAATTGGCGCATCTTGCGATACACCAGAAGTTCATTTTGCATGGTTAAACACTTCTAAAGATAATGGTGGTATCGAAGGTGTTACCTACCCTATTCTTGCAGATAGCAACAGAAACCTATCAAGTGTTTTAGGTATACTGGATATTACTAATGAAACATACGACGAAGCAACAGAAACTGTACAAGTTGAAGGCGATAACGTAACGTACAGAGCCACTTACATTATAGACGAAGAAGGTACCGTACAACACGAAAGCATAAACAACATGCCTTTGGGTAGAAATGTACAAGAATATATTCGTCTTGTTGATGCATTAACCCATGTACAAGAAAAAGGAGAAGTATGTCCTGCAAACTGGGAAGAAGGTAAAGATGCCATGAATCCTAATGCTAAGGCTACAGCAGAGTATTTAGCTTCTCACTAA
- a CDS encoding thioredoxin family protein — MLQELDQDNLTEIVSNNNIVVVQYSATWCGNCRIMKPKFKKLASENENVSFVIADAEKFPESRKLATVDNLPTFATFKDGVLLNQVQTNKFDVLKELVDEVI, encoded by the coding sequence ATGCTACAAGAATTAGATCAAGATAATTTAACAGAAATAGTTTCTAACAACAACATCGTAGTTGTTCAATATTCTGCTACCTGGTGTGGTAATTGTAGAATTATGAAACCTAAATTCAAGAAATTAGCTTCAGAAAACGAAAACGTTTCTTTTGTTATTGCAGATGCAGAAAAATTTCCGGAATCCAGAAAATTAGCAACTGTTGACAATTTACCGACTTTTGCAACCTTTAAAGATGGCGTACTTTTAAATCAGGTTCAAACAAACAAGTTTGACGTTTTAAAAGAGTTAGTCGACGAAGTTATTTAA
- a CDS encoding DUF6952 family protein has product MKLPVIKHLTQFIEDNDEDFVIETIETLEALTEVPSLKDEELDVIGELISNMYGAIEVNKMIKDGVDKKEALNSFMKRVLGSIDKT; this is encoded by the coding sequence ATGAAGTTACCAGTAATTAAACATCTTACACAGTTTATTGAAGACAATGACGAGGATTTTGTAATAGAAACCATCGAAACCCTTGAAGCATTAACAGAAGTTCCCTCTTTAAAAGATGAAGAATTAGATGTTATTGGTGAGCTTATTTCTAACATGTACGGCGCCATTGAAGTAAATAAAATGATAAAAGATGGTGTAGATAAGAAAGAAGCCCTGAACAGTTTTATGAAACGTGTTTTAGGATCTATTGATAAAACTTAG
- the tpx gene encoding thiol peroxidase, translating to MATVTLKGNAIETSGNLPEIGSPAPDFKLTATDLSTKTLSDFKGEKLVLNIFPSIDTGTCAQSVRQFNKEASNLENTKVLCISHDLPFAHARFCGAEGLENVISLSDYKDGSFGKDYGLNFVTGPLEALHSRSVVIVDENGIVKYTEQVPETVNEPNYKAALEALQ from the coding sequence ATGGCAACAGTAACCCTAAAAGGAAATGCAATAGAAACGTCTGGAAACTTACCTGAAATTGGAAGTCCAGCTCCAGATTTTAAATTAACAGCAACCGATTTATCTACTAAAACGTTAAGCGACTTTAAAGGAGAAAAATTAGTTTTAAATATTTTCCCAAGTATCGATACTGGTACTTGTGCACAATCTGTTAGACAGTTTAACAAAGAAGCTAGTAACCTAGAAAACACTAAAGTTCTTTGTATTTCTCACGATTTACCATTTGCTCATGCACGCTTTTGTGGTGCGGAAGGATTGGAAAACGTTATTAGTTTATCTGATTATAAAGATGGAAGTTTTGGAAAAGATTACGGATTAAACTTTGTAACCGGTCCATTAGAAGCATTGCACTCAAGAAGTGTTGTAATCGTAGACGAAAACGGTATTGTAAAATACACAGAGCAAGTTCCGGAAACCGTTAACGAACCTAATTACAAAGCTGCTCTAGAAGCTTTACAGTAA
- a CDS encoding diacylglycerol kinase, which translates to MTKQDSFLVNRLKSIGYAFKGALILLKTEASIKIQFAIAIIITIAGVYYDISSTEWMIQLLCIGIIMSIEGVNTAIEAIADFIHPEHHNKIGFIKDIAAGAVFIASIFAIIIGFIIYLPKIF; encoded by the coding sequence ATGACAAAACAAGACTCCTTTTTAGTAAATCGTTTAAAAAGTATAGGATATGCCTTTAAAGGAGCCTTGATACTTTTAAAAACCGAGGCAAGTATTAAAATTCAGTTTGCGATTGCCATCATTATAACAATAGCAGGCGTATATTATGATATTTCATCTACAGAATGGATGATTCAATTACTTTGTATCGGTATAATAATGAGTATTGAAGGCGTAAATACAGCCATAGAAGCGATTGCCGATTTTATTCATCCAGAGCACCATAACAAAATTGGTTTTATTAAAGATATTGCAGCAGGAGCCGTATTTATAGCTTCTATTTTTGCCATCATTATTGGTTTCATTATATACCTGCCAAAGATTTTTTAA
- a CDS encoding DNA translocase FtsK produces the protein MAKRKTKTKKPPTQKIKKPSFKLSNQQKLVFGSLLVISGIWLCIAFVSYFFTGKADQSIINTFPSRTIETQNWVSQFGAWIGEYLIQRGFGVASFIFSGLIFLSGIYVLMNLNKSKLRKHWFWGTLIIIWLSVLFGFFWNKTAILGGTIGYEINSFLQDYIGKIGTSLLLLFGFITYLAIRFRVTFESITALFKSAKKDLKNEISDLKDDLVVPLDNNLSDEAEAIKSAYEISLQNDEPTLKKDDKPIKEVAPLEVKVAPKEAEEELDLEMKVEEVSEELSEKNNLANKLVEDFGQFDPTLELSKYLFPPLDLLKKYDSESITINQEELEDNKNKIVETLSNYKIGIASIKATIGPTVTLYEIVPDAGIRISKIKNLEDDIALSLSALGIRIIAPIPGKGTIGIEVPNKNSTIVSMRSVIASKKFQTSEMQLPIALGKTISNETFVVDLAKMPHLLMAGATGQGKSVGLNAVLTSLLYKKHPAEVKFILVDPKKVELTLFNKIERHYLAKLPDSEEAIITDNTKVINTLNSLCIEMDNRYELLKNAMCRNIAEYNTKFKARKLNPNDGHQFLPYIVLVVDEFADLIMTAGKEVETPIARLAQLARAIGIHLIIATQRPSVNVITGIIKANFPARIAFRVTSKIDSRTILDGSGADQLIGRGDMLFTQGNDVIRLQCAFVDTPEVERITDYIGAQKAYPDAYLLPEYVGEESGTSIDVDISDRDKLFKDAAVVIVTAQQGSASLLQRKLKLGYNRAGRLIDQLEAAGIVGPFEGSKARQVLITDLIALDQHLENEI, from the coding sequence ATGGCGAAGAGAAAAACTAAGACTAAAAAACCACCTACACAAAAAATTAAAAAACCAAGTTTTAAGCTATCAAACCAACAAAAATTGGTGTTTGGTAGTTTACTTGTTATTAGTGGTATTTGGTTGTGTATTGCCTTTGTTTCCTATTTCTTTACCGGAAAAGCAGACCAAAGTATTATAAATACGTTTCCTTCCAGAACCATAGAAACCCAAAATTGGGTAAGCCAGTTTGGTGCCTGGATTGGGGAATACCTTATTCAACGTGGTTTTGGTGTTGCTTCGTTTATATTCTCTGGACTAATATTTTTATCGGGAATATATGTGCTAATGAATCTTAATAAATCCAAATTAAGAAAGCATTGGTTTTGGGGTACTTTAATCATTATTTGGCTATCCGTTCTTTTTGGATTCTTCTGGAATAAAACGGCTATTCTTGGTGGTACAATTGGGTATGAAATTAATTCTTTCTTACAAGATTATATTGGTAAAATAGGAACATCTCTCCTACTCTTATTTGGTTTTATTACGTATTTAGCTATCCGTTTTAGAGTAACGTTCGAAAGTATAACAGCCCTTTTTAAATCTGCAAAAAAGGATCTTAAAAATGAAATTTCCGATTTAAAAGACGATTTGGTGGTGCCTTTAGATAACAACTTATCTGATGAAGCTGAAGCTATTAAGTCTGCTTACGAAATTTCTTTGCAAAATGATGAACCTACATTAAAAAAGGATGACAAACCTATAAAAGAAGTAGCCCCTCTGGAAGTTAAAGTAGCTCCAAAAGAAGCAGAAGAAGAACTCGATTTGGAAATGAAGGTTGAAGAAGTTTCAGAAGAACTTTCAGAAAAAAATAATTTAGCTAATAAATTGGTTGAGGATTTTGGACAATTCGACCCAACGTTAGAATTATCCAAATATCTGTTTCCACCGTTAGACCTTCTTAAAAAATACGATTCAGAAAGTATTACTATAAACCAAGAAGAGTTAGAAGATAATAAGAATAAAATTGTTGAAACCTTAAGCAACTATAAAATTGGTATTGCCAGTATTAAAGCGACTATAGGACCAACCGTTACTTTATACGAAATAGTTCCAGATGCTGGAATCCGTATTTCAAAAATTAAAAACCTAGAGGATGATATTGCTTTATCCCTATCGGCACTAGGTATTCGTATCATTGCTCCTATCCCAGGAAAAGGAACCATTGGTATAGAAGTACCAAATAAAAACTCAACAATAGTTTCTATGCGATCGGTAATTGCATCCAAAAAGTTCCAAACTTCAGAAATGCAACTTCCTATAGCTTTAGGAAAAACCATTAGCAACGAAACCTTTGTTGTCGACCTTGCCAAAATGCCTCACTTACTAATGGCTGGTGCTACGGGACAAGGTAAGTCGGTAGGTTTAAATGCCGTTTTAACATCATTACTATATAAAAAGCATCCGGCAGAAGTTAAGTTTATTCTTGTCGATCCTAAAAAAGTAGAGCTAACACTATTCAATAAAATTGAACGTCATTATTTAGCCAAATTACCAGATAGTGAAGAAGCTATAATAACAGACAACACCAAGGTAATCAATACATTAAACTCATTATGTATTGAAATGGACAACCGCTATGAGCTGCTTAAAAATGCTATGTGTAGAAACATTGCAGAATACAATACTAAGTTTAAGGCTCGCAAATTAAATCCTAATGACGGACATCAATTTTTGCCATACATTGTTTTGGTGGTTGATGAGTTTGCAGACTTAATCATGACTGCTGGAAAAGAAGTAGAAACACCCATAGCACGTTTAGCACAATTAGCCAGAGCTATCGGTATTCATTTAATCATAGCAACGCAACGTCCGTCTGTAAACGTAATAACAGGTATTATAAAAGCAAACTTCCCTGCCCGTATAGCATTTAGAGTAACTTCTAAAATCGATTCAAGAACCATTTTAGATGGCTCAGGAGCCGATCAATTAATTGGTCGCGGAGATATGTTATTTACCCAAGGGAACGATGTTATTCGTTTACAATGTGCTTTTGTAGATACACCAGAGGTTGAAAGAATTACTGATTACATAGGTGCTCAAAAGGCTTATCCAGATGCTTACCTTTTACCAGAATATGTTGGTGAAGAAAGTGGCACAAGTATTGATGTAGACATATCAGACAGAGACAAATTGTTTAAAGATGCTGCTGTTGTTATTGTTACAGCACAACAAGGTTCAGCTTCATTATTGCAACGAAAATTAAAACTAGGCTACAATAGAGCCGGTAGATTAATCGATCAATTAGAAGCAGCTGGAATAGTAGGGCCTTTTGAAGGCAGCAAGGCAAGACAAGTTTTAATTACCGACCTAATTGCCTTAGATCAACATTTAGAAAACGAGATATAA
- a CDS encoding LolA family protein: protein MRRIITYLFIACAFNGIAQNKAKTLLNEVSQKVKSYENISIDFKYTLENTSENIKQETRGDVIMKGEKYKLNILGVIRLFNGKTLYTISPEDEEVTISSESNSEEDAITPSKMLSFYEDGYMYALDIEQNIKGRKIQYIKLTPIDSNSEIKYILLGIDSQTKHVYNLIQLGKNGTKTTLTVNSFKTNEPLSKSLFTFDANKYTDYYINKLD from the coding sequence ATGAGAAGAATTATTACATACCTTTTTATTGCATGTGCATTTAATGGCATAGCACAAAATAAAGCAAAAACATTACTAAACGAAGTTTCCCAAAAAGTAAAGAGCTATGAAAATATTTCCATAGACTTTAAATATACACTAGAAAACACGTCAGAAAATATAAAGCAAGAAACGCGCGGTGATGTTATCATGAAAGGCGAAAAATATAAGCTGAATATTCTTGGTGTTATTCGTCTTTTTAATGGTAAAACACTTTACACTATAAGCCCAGAAGATGAAGAAGTAACCATTTCTTCAGAAAGCAATAGCGAAGAGGATGCCATTACGCCAAGTAAAATGTTGTCTTTTTATGAAGATGGCTATATGTACGCTTTAGATATCGAACAAAATATAAAAGGCAGAAAAATACAATACATCAAGTTAACACCTATCGATTCAAATTCTGAAATAAAATATATTTTGCTAGGTATCGATTCACAAACCAAGCATGTATACAATTTGATTCAGCTTGGAAAAAACGGTACAAAAACTACATTAACTGTTAATTCTTTTAAAACTAATGAGCCTTTATCAAAAAGCTTATTTACCTTTGATGCCAATAAGTATACAGACTATTACATCAATAAATTAGATTAG